Proteins co-encoded in one Acidovorax sp. 69 genomic window:
- the czcI gene encoding cation efflux protein, CzcI family gives MRRLIAVFLLALLPFQFSWSAVAAYCMHENSTAQAQHVGHHEHKHEAKSGVGQADKTGQGADQFDVDCSVCHGAGIGALNWSCAKQGISHDSRVDSPSGERLAAVTPTPPDRPQWHVLA, from the coding sequence ATGCGCCGATTAATCGCCGTTTTTTTGCTTGCGTTGCTCCCGTTCCAGTTCAGCTGGTCCGCGGTGGCCGCTTATTGCATGCACGAGAACTCGACCGCCCAGGCGCAGCACGTGGGGCACCACGAACACAAGCACGAAGCCAAAAGCGGGGTCGGGCAAGCCGACAAGACCGGGCAAGGCGCAGACCAGTTCGATGTCGACTGCTCGGTTTGCCATGGTGCCGGCATCGGGGCCCTCAACTGGTCCTGTGCCAAACAAGGCATCTCCCATGACAGCCGTGTGGACTCACCGTCGGGTGAGCGCCTGGCGGCTGTAACGCCCACACCTCCCGACCGCCCACAGTGGCATGTCCTCGCCTGA
- a CDS encoding DUF4148 domain-containing protein gives MTVRNPLTHTLIAFAIAAPGLASASSLYHAAGGEVGMTTHPDHMQSSMSRGEVLQSVEVAREDGTLAILSRGGVLPVKATVATKTREQVKQEFLNMSAAEKKVLLDLNGGAR, from the coding sequence ATGACCGTTCGCAACCCTCTCACGCATACTCTGATTGCCTTCGCTATCGCGGCCCCAGGCTTGGCATCTGCTTCGTCGCTTTACCACGCCGCCGGCGGCGAAGTGGGCATGACTACCCATCCCGACCACATGCAGAGCTCAATGTCCCGTGGCGAAGTGCTTCAATCTGTTGAAGTCGCGCGCGAGGATGGCACGCTTGCGATCCTCTCTCGCGGAGGTGTGTTACCCGTCAAAGCGACGGTCGCTACAAAGACGCGCGAGCAGGTTAAACAGGAATTTCTCAACATGTCGGCAGCTGAAAAAAAAGTCCTATTGGACCTGAATGGCGGCGCTCGCTGA